TCTATGACGGTAAATGTTATCAGTGAATCTATTAGTTCTCATATGTGCTGCTTATCTGACCTCACGTATGGTTCCTTCGTGAATGTTATTATCATTTAGTTGAATACGGCAGAAAGACGGGGTGATTGGGAGGATGCCTATATGCTATGAAGACGTTGTTGTTTTTTACGCAATTTCAAAGTCTCCAATTATATAATTCTTCTGGAGTTTTGCAGGTTTTTTGATGTAAGAATTGACTAGCCTTCTATGACCGTGAATGCTATCAGTGAATCTATTAGTTCTCATATGTGCCGCTTATCTGACCTTACATTATGGTTCCTTTGTGAATGTTATTGCCATTTAGTTGAATATTGCAGGAAGACGTGGTGATTGGGAAGATGCCTATTGGCGAGCCTTTTGTGACCGTGAATGCTGTTAGTGAATCTATTAGTTTTCATATGTGCCGCTTATCTGACCTTACGTATGATTCATTCGTGAATGTTATTACCATTTAGTTGAATATTGTAGAAAGACGTGGTGATTGGGAGGATGCCTATATATGCTATAAAGACATTTGCTGTGTTTTACGCGATTTCAATGTCTCCAATTATATAATTCTTTCGGAGTTTTGCAGGTTCTTTGATGTAAGAATTAGCAAGCCTTGTCCTCATATGCGCCACTTATCTGACCTTACGTATGGTTCGTTCGTGAATGTTATTACCATTTACCATAAAGTAATATTCATTGTTCCCGTTCTgtattatctatttttataattgcaCTTAGCTAACACTGTAAAATTCTCCCGTCCATGTCAGGTTGTTTTGATTCAAGAACAACTTTCAAAAGACAGGATTATCATTGATACTGACAAAAGGGGAAGTGAGTACACTTTTCAAGTCACTATTTCTCTTCCATATAATTATGTCTTCTAGGTTCCTAGTTCATTTATTGTCCTTGCATAGGATTAGAAATTCATTCTAATGGGCATTGTTTGAGCTTGTACTAGATCGTGGATTCATATGGTTTTGGATGCTTTTTTGGTTGGtttatagttatttttataataatctctTGGTGATGTGAGTTAGTTGTTCAATTAGAGTATTATTGAAGGATGCAAGGTGATGCAACCAAGCATCAAAGGATAAAATCTCCAAGAATTCTCAAAAGAACTTTTATTATGATTCAAAAAGCAAGTTAATCACAAGAGATCAACCTTCTATTTTAGTAGATTGATAGGTTTACTGAAGTTCATCAGAGGGCTCTTAATTGGAACCAGTCAACTGTAATCTCACTTTGTTCCACCTTTATTGGACCAATTCCTATGGTTATTTGCAGAATTTGAGAGTGTACATAAAGCTTCCAATCTATCTCGGCATGTCTTGGTTATTTTCTGCAAGAACACAGCTAAGAATCTTTATTGCTGGGTTTGTTTAGTGTGAAAATACCACACATTGTCCTTTGACTTCCCTGTGGCTCGCCAATGTGACTTATTTGTTTGAGCTATCTTAGCAGAACCTTGTGTGAGCCTTTCATACCTATGATTCGACCCATTGTTCAGTAATttgtgttagatgaacacgaccctccacaatggttatgatattgtccactttaagcataaattctcatggctttgctttgggcttcccctaaAGGCCAGGCccacaccaatggagagagtattctttgtttataaacccatgatcattccctaaattagccgatgtgggactttcatcatccaatacctcccctcgaacaaagtacgcctccccttaatcgaggctcgactcctttggagtcttagtcattttttactgccttcgaggaggcttgactccttttcttttggagtcttttgttcgacatttgaggatttacaaatctattggcacgactaagtttagggcatggctctgataccatgttagacgaacacgactctccacaatggtatgatattgtccactttgagcataagctctcatggctttgctttgggctttctcaaaatgcctcacaccaatggagagagtattctttgtttataacccatgatcattccctaaattagtcgatgtgagactttcatcatccaacaatttgGATTGGAGTGATTCGACTAGAACGATGGAAAGTAGAGATTATGAATATGCAAGTTATAGTGATTGAAGGGGCAGTATTGACTTCTTTTTCTGTAACAGGTTTGGAGGAGCGTAAAATATTTGTGCAAACATATATGGGTGCTAAAGGTAATTTTACAAGATACTATAGAATAGGAACTATGAACGGTCGTCAAGGGATCAAATAATATGCAGCCATGCCAGTTCGTGTCTGTATGAATACAATATAATGCTCATTCCTAAGATGCTTTGATTTTCTGTGCAAGTTCTTTTCTTCTGCCCTTTTTGTTTAATGCCCTCCCTGTCCTAAATTTCAAGGATCCTTCAAATTTCTAATGTCTACCattcaagaagttcaaaattttgagtgaTGAAGATAGATTTTCTGGGAGTTCAAAGATGCATTTGTATGGCATTATATTGTTTCCTTGAGCTACTTATATTGATTTTTGAGCTCTCATGTTATGTTACACATATGCAGGTCCCAGTGATTCTGAGGTGGAGAAATTAGTCCAAGATGTTGAGAAGTATACTCTTGCTAGCCATCTTGTTTGGGGTCTCTCGGGAATAATATCGGTAATTTCGCTCCTCTAACACCgaaccatttatttttttcaataagtTATAGGcattttttggttaattatgTGTGCTAACTGcgaaaaaaaatcagataaACACTTAACTCTTCTTCCAATCATGTATTGTTTGTGTTTTATGCTTCGAATTGTGATATCGTAAGTCTTAACTTAATCTCCTAACAACGTCCTTAATCATCGATTcgttcatttcattttcaggaGCATGTAACATAACCTGATTTGTCCTAGTTGCTTCCCAGTAATAAATGCATTTGTTACAAGCCGCAGTGAGGCAACAAATAGTAGAACAGTTATTAAGATGGAAAATGAGATGATCTATGTCCAGCTTAATATATTTACCACACCAAAGGTTTGAatagtttctttattttcaaattgctTTGTGATCTGCAGCAGAAATACCCTCGTTGCATTTTATACTAACtccttttaaattatatttaaattatattataataaagttaGTGGACCAAGAGCATTACAACCATAAATCATACAAAAATTTATCTCAATAATTATTACTTCTACTTTGGATCTTGTTCTTAATGTCTAATTATTAAGAACAATGTCCACAATAGTTTCTTTGGTATTGTACAAAATGTTTCTGATTTATGTGTGATATTTATTGCTGTAGTGG
This portion of the Cucurbita pepo subsp. pepo cultivar mu-cu-16 chromosome LG08, ASM280686v2, whole genome shotgun sequence genome encodes:
- the LOC111800873 gene encoding uncharacterized protein LOC111800873 isoform X1 encodes the protein MPIGEPFVTVNAVSESISFHMCRLSDLTFFDVRISKPCPHMRHLSDLTYGSFVNVITIYHKVVLIQEQLSKDRIIIDTDKRGSLEERKIFVQTYMGAKGPSDSEVEKLVQDVEKYTLASHLVWGLSGIISWVGYALSRDTPEGEACELVKNLALMTHVTTKAH
- the LOC111800873 gene encoding uncharacterized protein LOC111800873 isoform X4, which translates into the protein MPIGEPFVTVNAVSESISFHMCRLSDLTFFDVRISKPCPHMRHLSDLTYGSFVNVITIYHKVVLIQEQLSKDRIIIDTDKRGSLEERKIFVQTYMGAKGPSDSEVEKLVQDVEKYTLASHLVWGLSGIISEHVT
- the LOC111800873 gene encoding uncharacterized protein LOC111800873 isoform X3, which encodes MLFFDVRISKPCPHMRHLSDLTYGSFVNVITIYHKVVLIQEQLSKDRIIIDTDKRGSLEERKIFVQTYMGAKGPSDSEVEKLVQDVEKYTLASHLVWGLSGIISWVGYALSRDTPEGEACELVKNLALMTHVTTKAH
- the LOC111800873 gene encoding uncharacterized protein LOC111800873 isoform X2 produces the protein MLLPFTIKFFDVRISKPCPHMRHLSDLTYGSFVNVITIYHKVVLIQEQLSKDRIIIDTDKRGSLEERKIFVQTYMGAKGPSDSEVEKLVQDVEKYTLASHLVWGLSGIISWVGYALSRDTPEGEACELVKNLALMTHVTTKAH